From a region of the Flavobacterium branchiarum genome:
- a CDS encoding TonB-dependent siderophore receptor, producing the protein MKYILLPTLSLLFGLTGFAQGRTNRTENQDTATVVTDTVKNKKGETLNEVVITTNKEPKPVTAVRSGLKPMDNPQNIQIIGSDIIEQQQAVRLSDVIKNANGIYVGSARGGAQESFFSRGYDMSANNMFKNGFRYNAGSIPDVSGLEKVEFLKGGSALLFGNVAPGGILNLVTKTPLFKSGGEISMQMGSYSFYKPSFDFYGPLSKSIAFRINGSYENSESFRDVVKNERLYVNPSLLFVINPKTQITVQGDYLTADWTPDFGTGIIGKQILDLPRNAFYGSLWSNGNTKSASASALLNHDFNKNWKLNFNASFQNYDRTQKSTAQLSGLDDIKLYPIPGYWNRGLTQGKNLEQILGDQLSVQGHFNTGSVKHQIFAGADWENSFATAYTYAFSPATYDRINLFDFDPSTQRNDIPDARTTQIAKTDTNRFGVYFQDLISITDKFKVLAGIRWSWQEAEATTYKETYIKSVQTVAPENAVPIVGNKKLDNAFSPKVGLIYQPTKEISLFGSYSSSFTPNTGTTVDSKPLDPSIIDQYEVGVKTDFLSGMFSTNVTVYQITNSNLAQTAEFKADGITQNIDSQLKVLGGGTKSKGIEIDITAKPIEGLNIIAGYSYNDMRYTNTSGTNGSFVEGDRVARTPQNTANLSFFYKQPTGLLKGITFGAIANYIGDRLGGWNDDYLWTPINPAPAPGTFPYVVTIRDRDIPLKAYTTIDVSAGYEWNKFSILCKLSNITNELNYTVHENYSVNPIAPRQVMTSLRYKF; encoded by the coding sequence AAAAAGGCGAAACTCTTAACGAAGTCGTTATTACAACTAATAAAGAACCTAAACCTGTTACTGCAGTTCGTTCTGGTTTAAAACCAATGGACAATCCGCAAAATATACAAATAATAGGTAGCGATATAATCGAGCAACAACAAGCAGTTAGATTAAGTGACGTAATCAAAAATGCAAATGGTATTTATGTAGGTTCTGCTCGTGGAGGTGCTCAAGAATCTTTTTTCTCAAGAGGTTACGACATGTCAGCAAACAATATGTTTAAAAATGGATTTCGTTATAATGCGGGTTCTATTCCTGATGTTTCTGGATTAGAGAAAGTTGAATTCCTTAAAGGTGGTTCAGCTTTATTATTCGGAAATGTTGCTCCAGGAGGTATCCTAAATCTTGTAACTAAAACTCCTTTATTTAAAAGTGGTGGTGAAATATCAATGCAAATGGGAAGCTATTCTTTCTACAAACCTTCATTTGATTTTTATGGTCCTCTTAGCAAGTCTATTGCTTTTAGAATTAATGGATCTTATGAAAACTCAGAAAGCTTTAGAGATGTTGTAAAAAATGAGCGTCTATATGTAAATCCTTCGTTACTGTTTGTTATCAATCCAAAAACTCAAATTACTGTACAAGGAGATTACCTAACAGCCGATTGGACTCCCGATTTTGGAACAGGAATTATAGGAAAACAAATTCTTGACTTACCTCGTAATGCTTTTTACGGATCTCTTTGGTCAAATGGTAATACAAAATCAGCTAGTGCTTCTGCATTATTGAATCATGATTTCAATAAAAATTGGAAACTTAATTTCAATGCTTCTTTTCAAAATTATGACAGAACTCAAAAATCTACAGCTCAATTATCTGGTTTAGATGATATCAAATTATATCCAATTCCTGGTTACTGGAACAGAGGATTAACTCAAGGTAAAAACTTAGAGCAAATTCTTGGAGACCAGTTAAGCGTACAAGGACACTTTAATACCGGATCTGTAAAACACCAAATATTTGCTGGTGCAGATTGGGAAAATTCATTTGCAACAGCCTACACTTATGCATTTAGTCCTGCCACTTATGACAGAATCAACCTTTTTGACTTTGATCCTTCTACTCAAAGAAATGACATTCCTGATGCTAGAACCACTCAAATTGCAAAAACAGATACAAATCGTTTTGGTGTTTATTTTCAAGACTTGATTTCGATTACAGATAAATTCAAAGTATTAGCAGGTATTCGTTGGTCTTGGCAAGAAGCAGAAGCTACTACTTATAAAGAAACTTATATTAAATCAGTTCAAACCGTAGCTCCTGAAAACGCAGTACCTATTGTAGGTAATAAAAAATTAGATAATGCTTTTTCTCCAAAAGTTGGATTAATATACCAACCTACAAAAGAAATCTCTTTATTTGGTAGCTACTCTAGCTCATTTACACCAAATACAGGAACAACCGTAGATTCAAAACCATTAGATCCCTCAATTATTGACCAATATGAAGTGGGAGTTAAAACAGATTTCCTTAGTGGAATGTTCAGTACAAATGTTACAGTTTATCAAATTACCAATAGTAACTTGGCGCAAACTGCAGAGTTTAAAGCTGATGGAATTACACAAAATATCGATTCTCAACTAAAAGTATTAGGTGGAGGAACAAAAAGTAAAGGAATTGAAATTGATATTACCGCTAAACCTATAGAGGGACTTAACATTATCGCTGGTTATAGTTATAATGATATGCGTTATACAAATACCTCAGGAACAAACGGAAGTTTCGTCGAGGGAGATCGCGTAGCAAGAACTCCACAAAACACAGCTAATTTAAGTTTCTTTTACAAACAGCCTACAGGATTATTGAAAGGTATAACTTTTGGTGCAATCGCAAACTATATTGGTGATCGCTTAGGTGGATGGAATGATGATTACTTATGGACTCCAATTAATCCAGCTCCAGCTCCAGGTACATTCCCTTATGTTGTGACTATCAGAGATCGCGACATTCCTTTAAAAGCATACACTACAATTGATGTATCTGCAGGTTACGAATGGAACAAATTCTCAATCTTATGCAAGTTATCTAACATCACTAATGAGCTTAATTATACAGTTCACGAAAACTATAGTGTAAACCCAATTGCACCTCGTCAAGTAATGACAAGCTTAAGATATAAATTCTAA
- a CDS encoding APC family permease, producing the protein MSDSKKNQLKKSLGLSFNIAVLIGGTIGVGILRTPGTIANMLDNYWLIIASWLFGGLFILIGANSFAELATMLPKAGGSYNYIKRAFGNYAGFLSGWFDYITNVIPPAFYCIVISEYLIILFPSLANYSTEMAISLLIAFVLLHLSGVKNGSVIQQITSFIKVICFVALVIACFMYSGVKLPPIQKDGSFFEIGLLFGLFKSLQLIIGTYNGWNSVCFFAEENDNPSKNIPRSLFSGALLVIAIYVLLNAAFFYVLPIETIANSNLAAADVANIIFGKNGAIVVTIIAIFSLISILNAFMMIPPRILYGLSRDGFFIEKGTTVNKGGTPIVALLVSSLFSLFLICIGSFEVLFSFAAFTSIIVWGLAYFSLIKLRITEPDLPRPYRSFWYPWTTILAILVSLALLIGFIYSDPESFIIIVSITVVSYPIFKFLNRKSNKE; encoded by the coding sequence ATGTCAGATTCCAAAAAAAACCAATTAAAAAAAAGTCTAGGACTGAGTTTTAATATTGCGGTATTAATTGGAGGAACAATAGGTGTTGGAATTTTACGAACACCCGGAACTATCGCAAACATGTTAGATAATTATTGGCTAATTATTGCTTCATGGCTTTTCGGGGGACTATTTATCTTAATTGGAGCCAATTCTTTTGCCGAACTAGCTACTATGCTACCTAAAGCAGGAGGCTCTTATAATTACATCAAAAGAGCATTTGGTAATTATGCTGGATTTTTATCTGGTTGGTTTGATTATATTACTAATGTAATTCCGCCCGCATTTTACTGTATCGTTATTAGCGAATACCTTATTATCCTTTTTCCAAGTCTAGCAAACTATTCAACCGAAATGGCAATCTCCTTATTGATTGCATTTGTCTTACTACATTTAAGTGGTGTAAAAAACGGTAGTGTCATTCAACAAATTACCAGTTTCATTAAAGTTATCTGTTTTGTTGCCTTGGTTATTGCTTGTTTTATGTACTCGGGAGTAAAATTACCTCCAATACAGAAAGATGGTTCTTTTTTTGAAATCGGACTTCTATTTGGTCTTTTTAAATCCCTACAGCTTATCATCGGAACTTACAATGGTTGGAATAGTGTTTGCTTTTTTGCAGAAGAAAACGACAATCCAAGCAAAAACATTCCGCGTTCATTATTTAGTGGTGCACTACTAGTAATTGCCATTTATGTATTATTAAATGCTGCTTTTTTCTATGTTTTACCAATTGAAACTATAGCAAATTCTAATCTAGCTGCTGCCGATGTTGCCAATATTATTTTTGGCAAAAATGGAGCAATAGTAGTCACTATAATCGCCATTTTTTCTTTAATAAGCATACTAAATGCATTCATGATGATCCCACCGAGAATCCTGTACGGATTAAGTCGTGATGGCTTTTTTATCGAAAAAGGAACAACTGTAAACAAAGGAGGAACACCAATTGTCGCTCTTTTAGTTTCCTCCTTATTTAGCTTGTTCTTAATTTGTATCGGTTCCTTTGAAGTGTTATTCTCCTTTGCTGCCTTTACCTCTATTATTGTTTGGGGATTGGCTTATTTTTCGCTTATAAAACTCCGAATCACAGAGCCTGATTTACCAAGGCCATATCGCTCTTTTTGGTATCCTTGGACAACCATATTGGCGATTCTAGTTTCATTAGCATTACTCATCGGATTTATATATAGTGACCCCGAAAGCTTCATAATCATAGTTAGTATCACTGTGGTATCTTATCCTATATTTAAATTTTTAAATCGAAAATCAAATAAAGAGTAA
- a CDS encoding valine--tRNA ligase: MTIPAQFDAKSIENKWYDYWMKNNYFHSEPDHRTPYTIVIPPPNVTGVLHMGHMLNNTIQDVLIRRARLKGFNACWVPGTDHASIATEAKVVAKLKAEGINKNDLTREEFLAHAWEWTDKYGGVILDQLKKLGASCDWERTKFTMDPDMSASVIRSFVDLYNKGLIYRGYRMVNWDPEAKTTLSDEEVIYEEQQGKLFFLNYKIEGTEEFLTVATTRPETIFGDTAICINPNDERFAHLKGKKAIVPICGRVIPIIEDEYVDVEFGTGCLKVTPAHDMNDKTLGEKHNLEIVDIFNEDATLNSFGLHYQGKDRFVVRTEIAKELEEIGALAKTEIHLNKVGTSERTKAVIEPRLSDQWFLKMEELVKPAIKSVLVDGDIKLHPKRFENTYAHWLNNIRDWNISRQLWWGQQIPAYFYGDGKEDFVVAENIEDALKLAQEKTSNAKLEIKDLRQDVDALDTWFSSWLWPMSVFGGIMDPESEDFKYYYPTNDLVTGPDILFFWVARMIIAGYEYAGEKPFTNVYLTGLVRDKQRRKMSKSLGNSPDPLDLIDAFGADGVRVGLLLSASAGNDIMFDEELCNQGKAFSNKIWNAFKLIKGWEVSETIPQPESSKVAIEWYEAKLQQTLVDIEDNFEKYRISDALMAIYKLVWDDFCSWFLEMIKPAYQQPIDKATFDSAIEMLENNLKLLHPFMPFLTEEIWHIIAERTPEEALIVSTWPELKPFDAKLIADFENTNEVISGIRTIRKDKNIPFKDTIELKIVNNDKASTYFDSVVTKLGNITSLEYVLEKVDGALSFRVKSNEYFIPITGNIDVAAEIEKLNAELVYIQGFLKSVQSKLANEKFVAGAPEKVLANERQKEADALSKIATIEQSLAGLK; this comes from the coding sequence ATGACAATTCCAGCACAATTTGACGCTAAATCAATCGAAAACAAATGGTACGACTATTGGATGAAAAATAATTATTTTCATTCGGAGCCTGATCATAGAACGCCTTATACAATTGTAATTCCTCCTCCTAATGTTACAGGAGTCTTGCATATGGGACATATGCTAAACAATACAATTCAAGACGTATTGATAAGAAGAGCACGTCTTAAAGGCTTTAACGCTTGTTGGGTTCCTGGAACAGATCACGCATCCATTGCCACAGAGGCTAAAGTTGTTGCTAAATTAAAAGCCGAAGGAATCAATAAAAATGATTTAACACGCGAAGAATTCTTAGCGCATGCTTGGGAATGGACAGATAAATATGGTGGTGTAATCTTAGATCAGTTAAAAAAATTAGGAGCTTCTTGCGATTGGGAACGTACTAAATTTACAATGGATCCAGATATGTCGGCTTCAGTAATTCGTTCGTTTGTTGATTTGTACAATAAAGGATTAATTTATAGAGGTTACCGAATGGTAAACTGGGATCCTGAAGCGAAAACTACTTTGTCTGACGAAGAAGTTATTTACGAAGAACAACAAGGAAAATTATTTTTCCTTAACTATAAGATTGAAGGAACAGAAGAGTTTTTGACTGTTGCTACAACACGTCCAGAAACTATTTTTGGAGATACAGCTATTTGTATCAATCCAAACGATGAGCGTTTTGCTCATTTAAAAGGTAAAAAAGCAATTGTGCCTATTTGCGGAAGAGTGATTCCTATTATTGAAGATGAATATGTAGATGTAGAATTCGGAACAGGATGTCTTAAAGTTACTCCTGCTCACGATATGAACGATAAAACGCTAGGAGAGAAGCACAATCTAGAAATTGTAGATATCTTTAATGAAGATGCTACACTTAATAGTTTCGGATTGCATTATCAAGGAAAAGACCGTTTTGTGGTTCGTACTGAGATTGCAAAAGAATTAGAAGAAATTGGTGCTTTGGCAAAAACGGAAATCCACTTAAATAAAGTTGGAACTTCAGAAAGAACAAAAGCAGTTATTGAACCAAGATTATCAGATCAATGGTTTTTGAAAATGGAAGAATTAGTAAAACCAGCAATCAAATCAGTATTGGTTGATGGAGATATTAAATTACATCCAAAACGTTTCGAAAATACGTATGCTCATTGGTTAAATAATATTCGTGACTGGAATATTTCACGTCAGTTATGGTGGGGACAACAAATTCCGGCTTATTTTTACGGAGATGGGAAAGAAGATTTTGTTGTAGCTGAAAATATTGAAGATGCATTAAAATTAGCACAGGAAAAAACGTCAAACGCTAAACTTGAAATAAAAGATCTTAGACAAGATGTAGATGCTTTGGATACTTGGTTTTCTTCTTGGCTTTGGCCAATGTCGGTTTTTGGTGGAATTATGGATCCAGAAAGCGAAGATTTTAAATACTATTACCCAACAAACGACTTGGTAACAGGTCCGGATATTCTGTTTTTCTGGGTAGCTAGAATGATTATTGCAGGATATGAATATGCAGGCGAAAAACCATTTACAAATGTGTATTTAACAGGTTTAGTGCGTGATAAACAACGTCGTAAAATGTCTAAATCATTAGGAAATTCTCCTGATCCTTTAGATTTAATTGATGCATTTGGTGCCGATGGTGTTCGTGTAGGATTGCTTTTAAGTGCTTCTGCAGGAAATGATATCATGTTTGATGAGGAATTATGTAATCAAGGAAAAGCATTTTCTAATAAGATATGGAATGCCTTTAAGTTGATAAAAGGATGGGAAGTTTCAGAAACAATTCCGCAACCAGAATCATCTAAAGTAGCTATCGAATGGTACGAAGCTAAATTGCAACAAACATTAGTTGATATTGAAGATAATTTTGAAAAATACAGAATTTCAGATGCTTTAATGGCAATTTATAAATTGGTTTGGGATGATTTCTGTTCTTGGTTCCTTGAAATGATTAAGCCAGCTTACCAACAACCAATTGATAAAGCAACGTTTGATAGCGCTATCGAAATGTTAGAGAATAACTTGAAATTGCTTCATCCGTTTATGCCTTTCTTAACAGAAGAAATTTGGCATATAATTGCTGAAAGAACTCCAGAAGAAGCATTGATTGTTTCAACTTGGCCAGAATTAAAACCATTTGATGCTAAATTAATTGCTGATTTTGAAAACACAAACGAAGTAATTTCTGGAATTAGAACAATTCGTAAAGACAAGAATATTCCGTTTAAAGATACTATCGAGTTAAAGATTGTAAATAACGATAAGGCATCAACTTATTTTGATTCGGTTGTAACCAAATTAGGAAATATTACATCATTAGAATATGTTTTAGAAAAAGTAGATGGAGCATTATCATTTAGAGTAAAATCGAATGAATACTTTATTCCAATAACTGGAAACATTGACGTTGCAGCTGAAATTGAAAAACTGAATGCAGAGTTAGTTTACATTCAAGGATTCTTAAAATCGGTTCAATCGAAATTGGCAAATGAAAAATTTGTTGCTGGAGCGCCAGAGAAAGTTTTGGCTAACGAAAGACAAAAAGAGGCAGATGCTTTATCTAAAATTGCTACAATAGAACAAAGTTTAGCTGGTTTGAAATAA
- a CDS encoding DUF1573 domain-containing protein yields the protein MKKVASFIAILMVTTIGLAQNGPKIDFAAKDNTIDYGTVSKGDNGAKAFEFTNTGDSPLMITSVQSTAGISIVSKPSAAIMPGKSGKIEVKFNMAPGPIRKTITVETNAVNYPEGRIALKIKGEVSN from the coding sequence ATGAAAAAAGTAGCCTCATTTATAGCAATCTTAATGGTTACAACCATTGGTCTTGCTCAAAACGGCCCAAAAATTGATTTTGCTGCCAAGGATAATACGATTGATTATGGTACAGTAAGTAAAGGTGACAACGGAGCGAAAGCCTTTGAATTCACTAATACTGGAGATTCCCCCCTTATGATCACATCAGTACAGTCTACAGCAGGTATTAGTATTGTATCTAAACCAAGTGCTGCAATTATGCCTGGAAAATCAGGAAAAATTGAAGTAAAATTTAATATGGCTCCAGGGCCAATAAGAAAAACGATTACTGTTGAAACTAATGCTGTAAATTACCCTGAAGGCCGTATCGCTTTAAAAATCAAAGGAGAAGTATCTAATTAG
- a CDS encoding OmpA family protein: MKKLLVIIFVFSIQFINAQAQDVARAKRFFDKTYYSEAIPLYEKIVSEKPSAEAIKNLADSYYYTNNLKKAQQYYRLLIKSYDKDLDRNYYFKYAHTLKATNSNEEANEVLKQYYSKNSQDYLDFQNATKELENISAIGDRYTIKNLAINTKNSEFGAVKYGDSLVFAAVKKKPGLFDKMYKWDNETYLNLVSAPINKINAGDSIAYYFAKELKTGMHESNAVFTKDGKTIYFTRNNYKNGRRGKNEDKISNLQIFRAELIKGKWKNVISLPFNSDNYSVEHPALSSDEKTLYFASDMPGTLGSFDIFSVAINQGAYGNPKNLGALINTDKREQFPFVSKDNKLYFSSDGHLGYGSLDVFVSEIKDGTYSKPVNVGLPLNSNFDDFSFTIDSDTKEGYFASNRVGGKGSDDIYQFNEIKPLVIEDCKQLITGIITDVDTELPLENAVVILQQEESKQLRTIVTSVDGKFNFNVACELTYTISASKENYTTNSRTLVLDKTRGKSNDASMALKSIAAIKQEEKKLAEENKKKEALELVALKANEAKAKANEIAQVEIKKKEKVAQAVADQKEKVEKIIAQEKDVIRDKDRLIIKTDPIYFDYDLWYIRKESKVILNRVYELMKKYPDMVVEIGSHTDSRGNDKYNANLSQKRAQSTKEYLIDSGIDKKRIIAKGYGESVPIVKCKTDDACNEEQHELNRRSEFVIKNL, encoded by the coding sequence ATGAAAAAATTACTAGTTATTATATTCGTATTTTCAATACAGTTTATAAATGCTCAAGCTCAAGATGTGGCTCGAGCAAAACGCTTCTTTGATAAGACATATTACAGTGAAGCTATTCCGTTATATGAAAAAATAGTCTCCGAAAAACCTTCGGCGGAAGCCATAAAAAACTTAGCCGACTCATATTATTACACTAATAACCTAAAGAAAGCCCAACAATATTATAGACTTCTGATTAAAAGTTACGATAAAGATTTAGATAGAAATTATTATTTTAAATATGCCCATACGCTTAAAGCAACCAATAGTAATGAGGAAGCAAATGAAGTGTTGAAGCAGTATTACTCTAAAAACAGTCAAGATTATTTAGATTTTCAAAATGCTACAAAAGAACTGGAGAATATTTCTGCAATTGGAGACAGATATACGATTAAAAATCTAGCCATAAATACTAAAAACTCAGAGTTTGGAGCGGTAAAATATGGAGATAGTTTGGTTTTTGCAGCAGTAAAAAAGAAGCCCGGATTATTTGATAAAATGTATAAATGGGATAATGAAACCTATCTTAATCTCGTTTCGGCACCAATAAATAAGATTAACGCAGGAGACTCTATTGCTTATTATTTTGCAAAAGAATTAAAAACTGGAATGCATGAGTCTAATGCGGTTTTTACAAAAGATGGTAAAACGATTTATTTTACGCGAAATAATTACAAAAATGGGCGAAGAGGAAAAAACGAAGACAAAATTTCGAATCTTCAGATTTTTAGAGCCGAGCTTATAAAAGGGAAATGGAAAAATGTAATATCACTTCCATTTAATAGTGATAATTATTCGGTAGAACATCCAGCATTGAGTTCAGACGAAAAAACATTGTATTTTGCATCAGATATGCCAGGAACATTAGGTTCATTCGATATCTTTTCGGTAGCCATAAATCAAGGTGCCTATGGAAATCCTAAAAATTTAGGAGCATTAATAAATACAGATAAAAGAGAGCAGTTTCCGTTTGTTTCAAAAGATAATAAACTCTATTTCTCATCAGATGGGCATTTGGGTTACGGCTCACTTGATGTTTTTGTTTCCGAAATTAAAGATGGAACGTATTCAAAACCTGTAAATGTAGGTTTACCATTAAATTCAAATTTTGATGATTTCTCTTTTACTATAGATTCAGATACCAAAGAAGGGTATTTTGCATCAAATAGAGTAGGAGGAAAAGGAAGTGACGATATTTATCAATTTAACGAAATCAAACCATTAGTAATAGAGGATTGCAAGCAACTTATTACAGGAATAATTACAGATGTTGATACGGAATTACCGCTAGAAAATGCCGTGGTTATACTTCAACAGGAAGAAAGTAAGCAATTGCGAACGATTGTAACTTCGGTAGATGGTAAATTTAATTTTAATGTAGCTTGTGAGTTAACCTATACAATTTCGGCTTCAAAAGAAAATTACACAACTAATTCGAGAACCTTAGTTCTTGATAAAACTAGAGGTAAAAGCAATGATGCTTCGATGGCACTTAAATCTATAGCGGCTATAAAGCAAGAAGAGAAAAAACTGGCTGAAGAGAACAAGAAAAAAGAAGCCTTAGAATTGGTTGCTTTAAAGGCGAATGAAGCTAAAGCCAAAGCAAATGAAATAGCACAAGTCGAAATTAAGAAAAAAGAAAAAGTAGCGCAGGCAGTTGCAGACCAAAAAGAAAAGGTAGAGAAGATTATTGCACAAGAAAAGGATGTAATAAGAGACAAAGACCGATTAATTATCAAAACCGATCCTATTTACTTTGATTACGATTTGTGGTATATAAGAAAAGAATCTAAGGTTATTTTAAACAGGGTTTATGAATTAATGAAGAAATATCCAGATATGGTAGTCGAGATTGGTTCGCATACTGATTCTAGAGGTAATGATAAATACAATGCCAATCTGTCTCAAAAAAGAGCGCAATCGACCAAAGAGTATTTGATAGATTCGGGTATCGATAAAAAAAGAATCATTGCAAAGGGATATGGTGAGTCGGTGCCAATAGTAAAATGTAAAACAGACGACGCTTGTAATGAAGAGCAACATGAATTAAATAGGCGCAGCGAATTTGTAATTAAGAATTTATAA
- a CDS encoding PorP/SprF family type IX secretion system membrane protein: protein MKKIILIISFLFYIIDTTAQQDPEYTHYMYNMSMVNPAYATGTPAMLNVGTLYRTQWVGAVGAPKTFNFFAHTSLSDKIEVGASLISDDIGDGAKKENNFYADFAYILELGGKNKLSLGLKAGLTSLQTNFNGFQFQSGDVTTDLAFAENINVTQPNIGIGGYYFTDKLYVGLSVPNLLKSKHIEEKSGINAYGSEDIHTFLTAGYVFQLSDMFKLKPAFMSRFVVGAPASVDITANVLYNEKFELGAAYRVNDAVSVLMNVNVTKAIRVGYAYDYTTTNFGQFNSGTHEIMLLFDLDLLGKGYDKSPRFF, encoded by the coding sequence ATGAAAAAAATAATACTAATTATAAGTTTTCTTTTCTACATCATTGATACAACTGCGCAGCAAGATCCTGAATATACCCATTATATGTATAATATGAGTATGGTAAATCCTGCGTATGCAACAGGAACTCCTGCAATGTTAAATGTAGGGACTTTATACAGAACACAATGGGTTGGGGCAGTTGGAGCTCCTAAAACATTTAACTTTTTTGCACATACTTCTTTAAGTGATAAAATTGAGGTAGGAGCCTCATTAATTTCTGATGATATTGGGGATGGCGCTAAAAAGGAGAATAACTTCTATGCCGATTTTGCATACATACTAGAATTAGGAGGGAAAAATAAACTTTCGTTGGGATTAAAAGCCGGACTTACTTCTTTACAGACGAATTTTAATGGATTCCAATTTCAGAGTGGAGATGTAACTACCGATTTAGCTTTCGCTGAAAACATTAACGTTACCCAACCTAATATTGGTATAGGAGGGTATTATTTTACAGATAAATTGTATGTTGGATTATCTGTGCCTAATTTATTGAAGTCTAAACATATCGAAGAGAAATCGGGAATAAACGCTTACGGTTCCGAGGATATTCATACTTTTTTAACTGCGGGATATGTTTTTCAGCTTAGTGATATGTTCAAACTTAAGCCTGCCTTTATGTCTAGATTTGTTGTTGGAGCACCAGCTTCTGTAGATATTACGGCAAATGTTTTATATAATGAAAAGTTCGAATTGGGAGCTGCTTACAGGGTAAATGATGCAGTTAGTGTTTTAATGAATGTAAATGTTACAAAAGCAATTCGAGTGGGTTATGCATATGATTATACTACAACCAATTTTGGTCAATTCAATTCGGGAACACATGAAATTATGCTTCTTTTTGATTTGGATTTATTAGGTAAGGGATATGATAAATCACCAAGATTCTTTTAA